The Euwallacea fornicatus isolate EFF26 chromosome 3, ASM4011564v1, whole genome shotgun sequence genome has a segment encoding these proteins:
- the Creld gene encoding cysteine-rich with EGF-like domain protein 2 isoform X1, with product MKISHTICVIVFVMTLNFIGIHSDGKVKSDKAQKIKLPPCRACKAFVESFNKGVERTAKFKFEGGDTAWEEKNLGSYANSEVRFVEIQEKLCSEVVEGKNQCYQLLEQYDEALETWWFKKQKTEPDLVKHLCIDNFKVCCPELHYGSNCTPCHGFPDNICNKNGKCKGSGTRKGNGKCFCDNGYIGDYCDICADGFYNSYKDDEKILCTPCHKSCDGKCTKSGPEGCQKCKEGYLENKDRGCADVNECLMGKAPCTNTQFCVNTEGSYRCLDCHQSCLGCAGDGPDECVNCAPGYKKKEKLCVNVEEEEKKSYISTIRYVTYLGLCVCTYIILQKNVTIAAIVGLCVAIYITLSEYVANYLLAHRNADLKDQLTQQLNKAFGGS from the exons atgaaaatatcccATACTATTTGTGTCATAGTTTTTGTCATGACTCTAAATTTCATTGGCATACACTCTGACGGTAAAGTGAAAAGTGATAAAGCCCAAAAAATTAAGCTGCCTCCTTGCAGAGCTTGTAAAGCATTTGTTGAATCGTTCAATAAG GGAGTAGAACGAACGGccaagtttaaatttgaaggtgGTGACACAGCTTGGGAAGAAAAGAACTTAGGAAGCTATGCCAATAGTGAAGTTAGATTTGtagaaatacaagaaaaattatgcTCAGAAGTTGTAGAAGGTAAAAATCAATGCTATCAGTTGCTTGAACAATATGATGAAGCTCTTGAAACATGGTGGTTCAAGAAGCAGAAAACTGAACCAGACCTGGTTAAACACCTGTGCATTGACAACTTTAAAGTATGTTGCCCAGAACTGCATTATGGTAGTAATTGCACTCCATGTCATGGCTTTCCTGATAACATTTGCAATAAGAACGGAAAGTGCAAGGGTTCAGGTACTCGTAAAGGAAATGGGAAATGCTTTTGTGACAATGGCTATATAGGAGATTACTGTGATATTTGTGCAGATGGTTTTTATAATTCTTATAAGGATGATGAGAAAATTCTATGCACTCCTTGTCACAAATCATGTGATGGAAAATGTACTAAATCAGGGCCTGAAGGATGCCAGAAGTGTAAAGAAggatatttggaaaataaagatAGGGGATGTGCAGATGTTAATGAATGCCTAATGGGTAAAGCCCCCTGTACCAACACCCAGTTTTGTGTTAATACTGAAGGCAGCTATAGATGCTTGGACTGCCACCAGTCTTGTCTTGGCTGTGCAGGAGATGGCCCTGATGAGTGTGTCAATTGTGCACCTggctataaaaaaaaggaaaagctATGTGTCA ATGTTGAGGAAGAGGAGAAGAAAAGTTACATCTCCACCATCAGATATGTTACTTATCTTGGTCTTTGTGTTTGCACctatattattttgcagaaaaatgtaacaataGCAGCAATAGTTGGATTGTGTGTAGCCATTTACATTACTTTATCAGAATATGtggcaaattatttattggcaCACAGAAATGCTGATTTGAAAGATCAACTTACACAGCAACTTAACAAAGCTTTTGGGGGTAGTTAA
- the Creld gene encoding cysteine-rich with EGF-like domain protein 2 isoform X2, whose protein sequence is MKISHTICVIVFVMTLNFIGIHSDGKVKSDKAQKIKLPPCRACKAFVESFNKGVERTAKFKFEGGDTAWEEKNLGSYANSEVRFVEIQEKLCSEVVEGKNQCYQLLEQYDEALETWWFKKQKTEPDLVKHLCIDNFKVCCPELHYGSNCTPCHGFPDNICNKNGKCKGSGTRKGNGKCFCDNGYIGDYCDICADGFYNSYKDDEKILCTPCHKSCDGKCTKSGPEGCQKCKEGYLENKDRGCADVNECLMGKAPCTNTQFCVNTEGSYRCLDCHQSCLGCAGDGPDECVNCAPGYKKKEKLCMLRKRRRKVTSPPSDMLLILVFVFAPILFCRKM, encoded by the exons atgaaaatatcccATACTATTTGTGTCATAGTTTTTGTCATGACTCTAAATTTCATTGGCATACACTCTGACGGTAAAGTGAAAAGTGATAAAGCCCAAAAAATTAAGCTGCCTCCTTGCAGAGCTTGTAAAGCATTTGTTGAATCGTTCAATAAG GGAGTAGAACGAACGGccaagtttaaatttgaaggtgGTGACACAGCTTGGGAAGAAAAGAACTTAGGAAGCTATGCCAATAGTGAAGTTAGATTTGtagaaatacaagaaaaattatgcTCAGAAGTTGTAGAAGGTAAAAATCAATGCTATCAGTTGCTTGAACAATATGATGAAGCTCTTGAAACATGGTGGTTCAAGAAGCAGAAAACTGAACCAGACCTGGTTAAACACCTGTGCATTGACAACTTTAAAGTATGTTGCCCAGAACTGCATTATGGTAGTAATTGCACTCCATGTCATGGCTTTCCTGATAACATTTGCAATAAGAACGGAAAGTGCAAGGGTTCAGGTACTCGTAAAGGAAATGGGAAATGCTTTTGTGACAATGGCTATATAGGAGATTACTGTGATATTTGTGCAGATGGTTTTTATAATTCTTATAAGGATGATGAGAAAATTCTATGCACTCCTTGTCACAAATCATGTGATGGAAAATGTACTAAATCAGGGCCTGAAGGATGCCAGAAGTGTAAAGAAggatatttggaaaataaagatAGGGGATGTGCAGATGTTAATGAATGCCTAATGGGTAAAGCCCCCTGTACCAACACCCAGTTTTGTGTTAATACTGAAGGCAGCTATAGATGCTTGGACTGCCACCAGTCTTGTCTTGGCTGTGCAGGAGATGGCCCTGATGAGTGTGTCAATTGTGCACCTggctataaaaaaaaggaaaagctATGT ATGTTGAGGAAGAGGAGAAGAAAAGTTACATCTCCACCATCAGATATGTTACTTATCTTGGTCTTTGTGTTTGCACctatattattttgcagaaaaatgtaa